From the Cyanobacteriota bacterium genome, one window contains:
- a CDS encoding PD-(D/E)XK nuclease family protein → MIYLSQGYLNLLSLCPRKFQYSYLEHLEAPVSPDQQARIAWGNQFHLLMQQQELGLSIAPLLTEYPQLQTAINTVLHHIRDVSDDPTTTLSTRDAEHCRTLLTSIAGYDYVFTVIYDLVILQPHHAYILDWKTYPQPQQADRLANNWQTRLYPYVLAETTAYAPEQITMTYWFVSSAQNAQPTSLTFPYSTTQHHQTRQTLTELLTQLTAWLQQFQHGIELPQVPESFGLCSSCPYAIRCQRHLSQQAAIPENWLAQVLQEDNTTEA, encoded by the coding sequence ATGATTTATCTATCGCAAGGCTACCTGAACCTATTGTCCCTTTGTCCGCGTAAGTTTCAATACAGCTACCTAGAGCATCTAGAAGCTCCTGTCTCGCCTGATCAACAGGCACGAATAGCATGGGGCAATCAGTTTCACCTACTCATGCAGCAACAGGAATTAGGGTTGTCAATTGCACCCTTACTGACTGAGTATCCCCAGTTACAAACTGCCATTAACACGGTATTGCATCATATACGGGATGTCAGTGATGACCCTACCACTACGCTCAGCACTCGTGATGCTGAACATTGCCGCACATTGCTGACCTCGATCGCAGGGTACGACTATGTATTCACGGTGATTTATGACCTTGTGATTCTACAGCCCCACCACGCATACATCTTGGACTGGAAAACCTATCCACAGCCTCAACAGGCCGATCGTCTGGCCAACAATTGGCAAACCCGCCTCTATCCCTATGTTTTAGCCGAAACTACTGCCTATGCCCCTGAGCAAATTACTATGACCTACTGGTTCGTGTCATCTGCCCAAAATGCCCAGCCTACATCCCTAACGTTTCCCTACAGCACTACTCAACACCATCAAACTCGACAAACCTTGACTGAACTGTTGACCCAGCTCACAGCGTGGTTACAACAGTTTCAACACGGAATAGAGTTGCCGCAGGTGCCAGAATCATTTGGGCTATGTTCCTCTTGTCCCTATGCGATCCGCTGTCAACGCCATCTCAGTCAGCAAGCTGCGATTCCAGAAAACTGGCTGGCTCAGGTATTGCAAGAGGATAACACAACGGAAGCTTGA
- a CDS encoding PAP/fibrillin family protein, which translates to MLGKAELMEAIAGKNRGILATEIEKQAVLAAIARLEERNPTPRPTEAADLLNGDWQLRYTTSKGLLGINRLPLVSLGQVYQCIRVQQQRIYNIAEVYGLPFLEGLISVTAGFTVESEKRVSVMFDRAIVGLQRLIGYQSPQTFIQHIEQGQTFRAIDSRIQNRNQQGWLDITYLDRDLRIGRGNEGSVFVLTRV; encoded by the coding sequence GATCGCAGGGAAAAATCGTGGCATCCTTGCGACCGAAATTGAGAAACAGGCAGTATTAGCGGCGATCGCCCGCCTAGAAGAGCGAAACCCTACACCTCGTCCTACGGAAGCGGCTGACCTGTTGAATGGAGATTGGCAACTGCGCTACACCACAAGCAAAGGACTGTTAGGGATTAATCGCCTTCCGCTTGTGAGCTTAGGTCAGGTTTACCAATGTATTCGCGTCCAGCAGCAGCGCATCTATAACATCGCCGAAGTTTATGGCTTGCCATTCCTAGAGGGCCTGATCAGCGTTACCGCTGGTTTTACGGTGGAATCAGAGAAACGAGTTTCAGTGATGTTCGATCGCGCTATTGTTGGGCTACAGCGGCTGATTGGGTATCAGTCTCCCCAGACATTTATTCAGCACATTGAACAAGGCCAGACCTTTCGTGCGATCGATAGCCGCATTCAAAACCGCAACCAGCAAGGATGGCTAGATATTACCTACCTAGACCGGGATCTACGAATTGGGCGTGGTAATGAAGGCAGTGTATTCGTGTTGACTAGGGTTTAG